Proteins encoded within one genomic window of Pseudalkalibacillus sp. SCS-8:
- the leuC gene encoding 3-isopropylmalate dehydratase large subunit yields the protein MKPNNIIEKLWDQHVVYQEKGKPDLLYIDLHLVHEVTSPQAFEGLRMKGRKVRRPDLTYATMDHNVPTINRLVINDHVSKTQMTRLQQNCEEFGIELADIHHPDQGIVHVIGPELGLTQPGKTIVCGDSHTSTHGAFGALAFGIGTSEVEHVLATQTLWQSKPKTLQIHVEGRLGYGVNAKDLILAIIAKFGVNIGAGHVIEFTGEGIRNLTMEERMTVCNMSIEAGARAGIISPDEVTINYLKKKRHVPDGEEFQASTEKWRALASDPGAVYDKTLTINGTEIEPQVTWGTNPSMGIGISETVPSPEQYENSTERDGIQRALAYMDIPGGTKISDVTVDYVFIGSCTNSRLSDLRAAAEVLIGKKVKEKVTALVVPGSQSVKRQAEQEGLHHIFQEAGFEWRESGCSMCLAMNEDIVPPGKRCASTSNRNFEGRQGNGARTHLVSPAMAAAAAVEGRFTDVRELMAVPN from the coding sequence ATGAAGCCGAACAATATCATAGAAAAGCTTTGGGATCAGCATGTTGTCTATCAAGAAAAAGGGAAGCCAGATTTGTTGTACATCGACCTCCACCTTGTACATGAAGTAACGTCTCCTCAAGCGTTTGAGGGATTACGGATGAAAGGGAGAAAGGTGAGGCGGCCTGACCTCACTTATGCCACGATGGATCATAATGTGCCGACCATCAACCGATTGGTCATCAATGATCACGTATCTAAAACCCAAATGACGAGGCTTCAGCAAAATTGCGAGGAATTCGGAATCGAGCTGGCGGACATCCATCATCCAGATCAAGGAATCGTCCACGTCATCGGACCTGAGCTAGGATTGACCCAGCCTGGAAAGACCATCGTATGCGGGGATAGTCATACGTCTACACATGGTGCCTTTGGGGCACTCGCATTCGGTATTGGCACGAGCGAAGTGGAACATGTCCTTGCGACGCAAACGCTCTGGCAATCCAAACCGAAAACCTTACAGATCCATGTGGAAGGTAGGCTCGGTTACGGCGTAAATGCAAAAGATCTCATTTTAGCGATCATCGCCAAATTCGGCGTCAATATCGGTGCTGGTCATGTTATCGAATTTACCGGGGAGGGAATCCGGAACCTCACAATGGAAGAGCGGATGACGGTATGCAATATGTCGATTGAGGCAGGGGCTCGTGCTGGAATCATCAGTCCTGATGAAGTCACAATCAATTATTTGAAAAAGAAACGTCACGTACCAGATGGAGAGGAATTTCAAGCGTCTACTGAAAAATGGCGGGCCCTCGCTTCTGATCCAGGAGCAGTGTACGACAAAACGCTGACGATTAACGGAACAGAGATCGAGCCTCAAGTGACGTGGGGGACGAATCCTTCGATGGGCATCGGAATCAGTGAGACGGTTCCATCCCCTGAACAATACGAGAACAGCACTGAAAGAGACGGCATTCAACGAGCTTTAGCTTATATGGATATTCCAGGGGGTACGAAAATCTCCGATGTCACTGTCGATTATGTGTTCATCGGTTCGTGCACCAATTCCAGGCTCAGTGATTTACGGGCTGCGGCCGAAGTTTTAATAGGGAAGAAAGTGAAGGAGAAGGTTACCGCACTCGTCGTTCCGGGCTCCCAATCGGTCAAGCGGCAGGCGGAGCAAGAAGGATTGCATCACATTTTCCAAGAGGCTGGTTTTGAATGGCGGGAGTCAGGTTGCAGCATGTGTCTGGCAATGAATGAAGATATCGTTCCTCCTGGTAAACGATGTGCTTCCACTTCCAACCGGAACTTTGAAGGACGTCAGGGAAATGGTGCCCGTACGCATCTCGTCAGTCCGGCAATGGCTGCAGCGGCTGCGGTGGAAGGACGTTTTACAGATGTGCGCGAACTGATGGCAGTACCAAACTAG
- the leuD gene encoding 3-isopropylmalate dehydratase small subunit: MNGIQQIAGRVFPLERDHVDTDQIIPKQYLKKIDRQGFGKYLFYHWRFDDDGLPRKDFPLNESQYEQAVILVGGENFGCGSSREHAPWALQDFGFQVIIAPSFADIFYNNCLKNGMLPIQLSEESVKQLQKKAQQKPYDLKVDLQQQTVQDAGGFESTFDIDPYWKQMLLNGWDEISITLTYENQIEQYEKMRQE; the protein is encoded by the coding sequence ATGAACGGAATCCAACAAATTGCGGGTCGGGTTTTCCCACTTGAACGGGATCATGTGGATACCGATCAGATCATTCCGAAGCAATATTTGAAAAAGATCGACCGTCAGGGGTTCGGTAAGTACCTCTTTTATCATTGGCGCTTTGATGATGACGGTCTGCCGAGAAAAGACTTTCCTCTGAACGAATCGCAGTATGAACAAGCCGTCATTTTGGTCGGTGGAGAGAATTTCGGATGCGGTTCTTCAAGGGAACATGCCCCTTGGGCGTTGCAGGACTTTGGCTTCCAGGTCATCATAGCTCCGAGTTTTGCAGATATCTTTTACAACAATTGTTTGAAAAACGGCATGTTACCAATCCAGCTGTCCGAGGAGAGCGTAAAGCAGCTGCAAAAGAAAGCTCAACAAAAGCCATACGATTTGAAAGTAGATTTACAACAGCAAACGGTTCAAGACGCAGGAGGATTTGAGTCCACCTTTGATATCGATCCTTATTGGAAGCAGATGTTATTGAATGGCTGGGATGAGATTTCAATTACTTTAACGTATGAAAATCAAATTGAACAATATGAAAAAATGAGACAGGAGTGA
- the ilvA gene encoding threonine ammonia-lyase, with protein sequence MHDVHRTPLKQSSTLNHVTGHEVFLKMENQQRTGSFKLRGALNKICSLTEEEAAKGIVCASAGNHAQGVAFGASQRSITAKIFMPKKTPQAKVQATESYGAQVVLTGETYQEAYTAATEEMLATGATFVHAFDDEEVIAGQGTVALEMLQQCSDLDTIVVPVGGGGLISGTLMAVKTFSPHVKVIGVQASGAPATYDRFKGTDTVPLSGVKSIADGILVKKPGKRTYPIIERLVDDIVTVSEQEIASSILFLLEREKTLAEGAGAAAVASVLAGKLTGLRKKIGCIVSGGNVDVSRLAEYQKLSEQTEGKQSIASG encoded by the coding sequence ATGCACGATGTCCACCGTACGCCGCTAAAACAATCAAGCACGTTGAATCATGTAACAGGACATGAAGTGTTTTTGAAAATGGAAAATCAACAGCGGACGGGTTCTTTCAAACTGAGAGGGGCACTAAATAAAATTTGTTCGTTAACAGAAGAGGAGGCGGCAAAAGGCATCGTTTGTGCATCAGCCGGCAATCACGCTCAAGGCGTGGCGTTCGGGGCTTCTCAACGGTCGATCACGGCCAAGATTTTCATGCCGAAGAAGACACCTCAAGCGAAAGTTCAAGCCACGGAATCCTACGGTGCTCAGGTCGTCTTGACAGGTGAAACGTATCAGGAGGCATACACGGCTGCAACCGAAGAGATGCTTGCGACAGGAGCGACCTTCGTCCATGCCTTTGATGATGAAGAGGTTATTGCGGGTCAAGGGACGGTCGCGCTTGAAATGCTGCAGCAATGTTCCGATCTTGATACGATCGTGGTCCCCGTTGGCGGAGGGGGATTGATATCCGGAACCCTGATGGCGGTCAAAACGTTCAGCCCCCATGTAAAAGTGATCGGCGTGCAAGCGAGTGGTGCTCCTGCTACTTATGACCGCTTTAAAGGAACAGATACAGTTCCGCTAAGCGGTGTGAAAAGCATTGCTGATGGAATTCTCGTGAAAAAACCAGGGAAACGGACGTATCCAATCATTGAACGACTTGTCGATGATATCGTCACGGTAAGTGAGCAAGAGATTGCTTCGTCCATCCTGTTCTTATTGGAACGTGAGAAAACGTTGGCAGAAGGAGCAGGGGCGGCGGCCGTTGCATCTGTGCTAGCCGGGAAGTTGACAGGACTTCGCAAAAAAATCGGCTGTATCGTCAGCGGAGGGAACGTGGATGTCAGCCGCTTAGCGGAATATCAGAAATTGAGCGAACAGACGGAAGGGAAGCAGTCGATCGCTTCTGGGTGA
- the thiL gene encoding thiamine-phosphate kinase, translating into MKDEFDWIKSITPSKHFQSSLIEGIGDDAALVRTEAGMDDILCVDTMVESVHFSRQTMTPYHIGYKALAVNISDVAAMGGAPKFYLVSIGIPDKWSESELQQIYQGMAAIAETYEVDLIGGDTVSTKGPLVISVTIVGRVQEDRKLLRKNARPGDIVFLTGPVGVSAAGLECLLNDEQPSRINKKLIRAHQMPMPQVEAGLLLSESGYRIALNDISDGLASEAHEIAEASQVGIKIDAERLPTIQEFRSFSKAQVLDWMLYGGEDFQLVGTVSSKDWQSLKKLFDENDQSIYRIGEVIEGPSMVKLIRGKEVYEIEKKGFNHFK; encoded by the coding sequence ATGAAGGATGAATTCGATTGGATCAAGAGCATAACGCCGAGCAAACATTTCCAATCCTCATTAATAGAAGGGATCGGAGACGATGCGGCGCTTGTCAGAACTGAAGCGGGTATGGATGATATCCTCTGTGTCGATACGATGGTTGAGTCGGTTCATTTTTCTCGTCAGACGATGACCCCATACCATATTGGATACAAGGCACTCGCGGTCAATATTAGTGATGTGGCAGCCATGGGCGGGGCTCCTAAATTCTACCTCGTCTCCATCGGCATTCCTGACAAATGGTCAGAATCCGAACTACAACAGATTTATCAAGGGATGGCTGCCATTGCAGAGACGTATGAGGTCGATTTGATCGGTGGTGACACCGTTTCGACTAAAGGACCTTTAGTCATCTCTGTCACAATAGTCGGTCGTGTCCAGGAAGACAGGAAGCTGCTGAGAAAGAATGCCCGTCCCGGCGATATCGTGTTCCTCACCGGACCTGTCGGTGTGTCTGCTGCCGGCCTCGAATGTCTGTTGAACGATGAACAGCCTTCCCGTATAAACAAAAAGTTGATCCGAGCGCATCAAATGCCTATGCCCCAAGTCGAAGCGGGGTTGCTTCTCTCTGAGAGTGGGTATAGAATTGCGTTAAATGACATAAGTGATGGACTTGCAAGCGAAGCGCATGAAATAGCAGAAGCGAGTCAAGTCGGTATCAAGATCGATGCGGAACGACTTCCGACGATTCAAGAGTTTAGATCTTTTTCAAAAGCACAAGTACTCGATTGGATGCTGTATGGCGGCGAGGATTTCCAGCTGGTCGGTACGGTTTCCTCAAAGGATTGGCAGTCATTGAAAAAGTTATTTGATGAAAATGATCAGTCGATCTATCGAATCGGTGAGGTTATAGAGGGTCCTTCCATGGTCAAACTGATAAGAGGGAAGGAAGTCTATGAGATTGAAAAGAA